A portion of the Anoplopoma fimbria isolate UVic2021 breed Golden Eagle Sablefish chromosome 15, Afim_UVic_2022, whole genome shotgun sequence genome contains these proteins:
- the lbh gene encoding protein LBH — translation MSVFSPQIYCPVFVPCRDMTEVMINSTPMEDMRLSPSKDRLSFQIFPDPSDFDRCCKLKDRLPSIVVEPTEGEVESGELRWPPEEFLVSEEEEEEEEEEQQNNASIPNGQPTQNSQH, via the exons CCCAGTGTTTGTGCCCTGCCGAGATATGACTGAGGTGATGATCAACAGCACCCCCATGGAGGACATGAGGCTCAGCCCCAGCAAGGACAGACTCTCCTTCCAG ATATTCCCAGATCCCTCAGACTTTGACCGTTGCTGTAAACTCAAAGATCGTCTGCCGTCCATTGTGGTTGAGCCGACAGAGGGAGAAGTCGAGAGTGGGGAGCTTCGCTGGCCTCCAGAGGAGTTTCTGGtcagtgaggaggaagaagaggaagaggaagaagagcagcagaATAATGCCAGCATCCCAAATGGACAGCCAACACAGAATTCTCAGCACTAG
- the lclat1 gene encoding lysocardiolipin acyltransferase 1, translated as MAVSVRGLYFVVTLFLGSFFGSVFMLGPFLPLMLLSPAWYRWITDRIVATWLTLPVSLLELVFGVKVVITGDGFIPAERSVIIMNHRTRLDWMFLWCCLLRYSYLRLEKICLKAALKAVPGFGWAMQVACFVFIQRHWEEDKKHLGNMLDYFCDIREPLQLLLFPEGTDLTANTRAKSDVFAAQNNLPKFEYVLHPRSTGFTFIVDRLRKGDNLDAVHDITVAYPKNIPQTERHLILGHFPREIHFHVRRYPVASLPTCSSDLESWCRERWAEKESRLRDFYSGQHRGFDGDGVSLVPPCKSELRVSLIKAASLLYWSSFIAFCFTGLWLWAPFRLYFLVMVGVFMAQQKLIGGLELLELACHRYWKSMAADVGEKNKFQDGKMQ; from the exons ATGGCGGTGTCGGTGCGAGGCCTGTACTTTGTGGTGACCCTGTTTTTGGGTAGTTTCTTTGGAAGCGTCTTCATGCTGGGTCCATTTCTGCCTCTCATGCTGCTGTCTCCTGCTTGGTACCGCTGGATCACGGATCGCATCGTCGCCACCTGGCTCACCCTGCCTGTG TCGTTGCTGGAGCTGGTATTTGGGGTGAAAGTGGTGATAACGGGTGATGGCTTCATTCCTGCTGAGCGAAGTGTGATCATCATGAACCACCGCACCAGACTCGACTGGATGTTTCTTTGGTGTTGTCTGCTCAGGTACAGCTACCTCCGTCTGGAGAAGATCTGCCTCAAGGCTGCCCTGAAGGCTGTTCCTGGCTTTG GCTGGGCGATGCAGGTGGCCTGCTTCGTCTTCATTCAGCGTCATTGGGAGGAGGACAAGAAGCACTTGGGGAATATGCTGGACTACTTCTGCGACATCAGAGAGCCCCTGCAGCTGTTACTGTTCCCGGAGGGCACAGACCTCACcg CAAATACAAGAGCAAAGAGTGATGTGTTCGCTGCCCAGAACAACCTGCCAAAGTTTGAGTATGTGCTGCATCCCCGCAGCACTGGATTCACCTTCATCGTGGACAGACTACGAAAAG GGGATAACCTGGATGCCGTCCATGATATTACAGTGGCATACCCCAAGAACATCCCTCAGACAGAACGCCACCTCATCCTGGGACATTTCCCTCGTGAGATCCACTTCCACGTCCGCCGCTACCCGGTGGCTTCCCTGCCCACCTGCTCCTCTGACCTGGAGTCTTGGTGCAGAGAGCGCTGGGCTGAGAAGGAAAGCCGACTGCGGGACTTCTACTCGGGCCAGCACCGGGGCTTCGACGGGGACGGTGTTTCACTTGTGCCACCATGTAAGTCGGAGCTGCGAGTGTCTCTGATCAAAGCCGCCTCGCTGCTGTACTGGAGCAGCTTCATCGCTTTTTGCTTCACCGGCCTGTGGCTGTGGGCTCCCTTCAGGCTCTACTTCCTGGTCATGGTTGGGGTATTTATGGCCCAGCAGAAGCTGATTGGCgggctggagctgctggagttGGCCTGCCATCGATACTGGAAGTCCATGGCTGCCGACGTGGGGGAGAAGAATAAGTTTCAGGATGGGAAGATGCAGTGA
- the ypel5 gene encoding protein yippee-like 5: MMGRIFLDHIGGTRLFSCANCDTILTNRSELISTRFTGATGRAFLFNKVVNLQYSEVQDRVMLTGRHMVRDVSCKNCNSKLGWIYEFATEDSQRYKEGRVILERALVRESEGFEEHVPSDNS; the protein is encoded by the exons ATGATGGGACGCATCTTCTTGGACCACATTGGCGGAACTCGCCTCTTCTCCTGCGCCAACTGTGACACCATCCTGACCAACAGGTCTGAGCTCATCTCAACACGCTTCACAGGAGCCACGGGCAGAGCTTTCCTCTTCAACAAG GTGGTGAACCTCCAGTATAGCGAGGTGCAGGACAGAGTGATGCTTACCGGCAGACACATGGTGAGGGACGTCAGCTGCAAGAACTGCAACAGCAAGTTGGGTTGGATCTATGAGTTTGCTACTGAGGACAGTCAGCGGTACAAGGAGGGACGTGTCATCCTGGAGAGGGCGCTGGTTAGGGAGAGTGAGGGCTTTGAGGAGCACGTCCCCTCAGACAACTCATGA